Proteins from a genomic interval of Schistocerca piceifrons isolate TAMUIC-IGC-003096 chromosome 3, iqSchPice1.1, whole genome shotgun sequence:
- the LOC124789697 gene encoding tRNA methyltransferase 10 homolog A isoform X2 translates to MEDNKKCADIQDCELSEQKFSEVENNQVKREANEIDNHDIKRFKNEQDIKIGDLKAYAQSTACGNDFSVDEKKIIWSDAVSKKKMRKLLKIQKWEEVKKERRAQEKERAKRRRMLARLNNISLGPSRSFLKKCTMANSKCKVRVVIDLSFDDLMSDSDMSKCVKQMLHCYSLNRRAENPMQLYFTNFNGKVAQEMEKHDGYRNWDIYFHSDSYTEIFNKSELVYLTSESDNIITELEDDKVYIIGGLVDHNAHKGVCYRVAVDQNISHGQLPIEEFLEMKTRKVLTVDHVFEILLGVSSGMSWKEAFLKVLPPRKGAKEKDINEINDMLTEPDKDVKTEEEKQTDVKIPHKTETMVTEADKNVKTEGENHTDVKIPLKIETYGEDQEDVRKTDINFEIDGEKQTDVKRPCENVEMYGEDKQMGKKTDKNLETDGEKQAKAKPDSVTVE, encoded by the exons ATGGAAGACAATAAAAAATGCGCCGACATTCAGGATTGCGAATTATCTGAGCAAAAATTCTCAGAAGTGGAGAATAACCAAGTAAAACGTGAAGCCAATGAAATAGATAACCATGACATTAAGAGATTCAAAAACGAGCAAGACATAAAAATAGGAGATTTAAAAGCCTATGCTCAATCTACAGCGTGTGGTAATGATTTTTCAGTggatgagaaaaaaattatttggtcGGAcgccgtatccaaaaagaaaatgcgGAAACTTCTCAAGATACAGAAGTGGGAGGAAGTAAAAAAGGAGAGGAG GGCACAAGAGAAAGAACGTGCGAAAAGGAGAAGAATGCTggcaagattaaataatataagtCTAGGACCATCACGGAGCTTTCTGAAAAAATGTACAATGGCAAATAGTAAATGCAAAGTTCGTGTTGTCATAGACCTGTCGTTTGATGATCTGATGTCTGATTCG GATATGAGCAAATGTGTTAAACAAATGCTGCATTGCTACAGTTTAAACAGGAGAGCAGAAAATCCTATGCAACTGTACTTCACAAATTTTAATGGAAAAGTGGCGCAGGAAATGGAAAAACACGATGGCTATAGAAACTGGGAT ATCTATTTTCACAGTGACAGTTACACTGAAATCTTTAATAAGAGTGAACTAGTGTACCTTACAAGTGAATCTGATAACATAATTACTGAATTGGAGGATGATAAAGTGTACATAATTGGTGGATTGGTGGACCACAATGCTCACAAG GGCGTGTGTTACAGAGTGGCTGTGGACCAAAATATTAGCCATGGACAACTTCCTATTGAAGAGTTCTTGGAAATGAAGACAAGGAAAGTACTGACAGTCGATCACG tttttgagaTCCTGCTAGGTGTTAGTAGTGGCATGAGTTGGAAAgaagcatttttgaaagtattacCTCCAAGAAAAGGTGCTAAAGAGAAAGATATTAATGAGATTAACGATATGCTCACAGAACCTGACAAAGATgttaaaactgaagaagaaaaacaaactgatgTGAAA ATACCTCATAAAACTGAAACTATGGTCACAGAAGCTGACAAGAATGTTAAAACTGAAGGAGAAAACCACACTGATGTGAAAATACCTCTTAAAATTGAAACTTATGGAGAAGACCAAGAAGATGTGAGAAAAACTGACATAAATTTTGAAATAGATGGAGAAAAACAAACAGATGTGAAAAGACCTTGtgaaaatgttgaaatgtatgGAGAAGATAAACAGATGggaaaaaaaactgacaaaaatcttGAAACAGATGGAGAAAAGCAAGCAAAAGCAAAGCCTGACAGTGTTACTGTAGAATAA
- the LOC124789697 gene encoding tRNA methyltransferase 10 homolog A isoform X1 produces the protein MEDNKKCADIQDCELSEQKFSEVENNQVKREANEIDNHDIKRFKNEQDIKIGDLKAYAQSTACGNDFSVDEKKIIWSDAVSKKKMRKLLKIQKWEEVKKERRAQEKERAKRRRMLARLNNISLGPSRSFLKKCTMANSKCKVRVVIDLSFDDLMSDSDMSKCVKQMLHCYSLNRRAENPMQLYFTNFNGKVAQEMEKHDGYRNWDIYFHSDSYTEIFNKSELVYLTSESDNIITELEDDKVYIIGGLVDHNAHKGVCYRVAVDQNISHGQLPIEEFLEMKTRKVLTVDHVFEILLGVSSGMSWKEAFLKVLPPRKGAKEKDINEINDMLTEPDKDVKTEEEKQTDVKIPMATEPDKNIKTEGENQTDVKIPHKTETMVTEADKNVKTEGENHTDVKIPLKIETYGEDQEDVRKTDINFEIDGEKQTDVKRPCENVEMYGEDKQMGKKTDKNLETDGEKQAKAKPDSVTVE, from the exons ATGGAAGACAATAAAAAATGCGCCGACATTCAGGATTGCGAATTATCTGAGCAAAAATTCTCAGAAGTGGAGAATAACCAAGTAAAACGTGAAGCCAATGAAATAGATAACCATGACATTAAGAGATTCAAAAACGAGCAAGACATAAAAATAGGAGATTTAAAAGCCTATGCTCAATCTACAGCGTGTGGTAATGATTTTTCAGTggatgagaaaaaaattatttggtcGGAcgccgtatccaaaaagaaaatgcgGAAACTTCTCAAGATACAGAAGTGGGAGGAAGTAAAAAAGGAGAGGAG GGCACAAGAGAAAGAACGTGCGAAAAGGAGAAGAATGCTggcaagattaaataatataagtCTAGGACCATCACGGAGCTTTCTGAAAAAATGTACAATGGCAAATAGTAAATGCAAAGTTCGTGTTGTCATAGACCTGTCGTTTGATGATCTGATGTCTGATTCG GATATGAGCAAATGTGTTAAACAAATGCTGCATTGCTACAGTTTAAACAGGAGAGCAGAAAATCCTATGCAACTGTACTTCACAAATTTTAATGGAAAAGTGGCGCAGGAAATGGAAAAACACGATGGCTATAGAAACTGGGAT ATCTATTTTCACAGTGACAGTTACACTGAAATCTTTAATAAGAGTGAACTAGTGTACCTTACAAGTGAATCTGATAACATAATTACTGAATTGGAGGATGATAAAGTGTACATAATTGGTGGATTGGTGGACCACAATGCTCACAAG GGCGTGTGTTACAGAGTGGCTGTGGACCAAAATATTAGCCATGGACAACTTCCTATTGAAGAGTTCTTGGAAATGAAGACAAGGAAAGTACTGACAGTCGATCACG tttttgagaTCCTGCTAGGTGTTAGTAGTGGCATGAGTTGGAAAgaagcatttttgaaagtattacCTCCAAGAAAAGGTGCTAAAGAGAAAGATATTAATGAGATTAACGATATGCTCACAGAACCTGACAAAGATgttaaaactgaagaagaaaaacaaactgatgTGAAAATACCTATGGCCACAGAACCTgacaaaaatattaaaactgaaggAGAAAACCAAACTGATGTGAAAATACCTCATAAAACTGAAACTATGGTCACAGAAGCTGACAAGAATGTTAAAACTGAAGGAGAAAACCACACTGATGTGAAAATACCTCTTAAAATTGAAACTTATGGAGAAGACCAAGAAGATGTGAGAAAAACTGACATAAATTTTGAAATAGATGGAGAAAAACAAACAGATGTGAAAAGACCTTGtgaaaatgttgaaatgtatgGAGAAGATAAACAGATGggaaaaaaaactgacaaaaatcttGAAACAGATGGAGAAAAGCAAGCAAAAGCAAAGCCTGACAGTGTTACTGTAGAATAA